The genomic window AATGGCGCGGGTGTTGGCCAGCGAGCAGTAGTCAAGGCCGGGGCAGGCGATGATGTCGGAGACCAGCCCGAGGTTGGGCGTCGCCAGGTTCAGCGCCTTCAGCTGCTGGTAGACCGTGTAGAGGTCCGCCTTTTTCACATGCGGCAGCACGATGTTCTGCTCGTGCGTCACCCGTACGTCGTCGAACGAGTAGCGCTCGGCGATGTCGGCCACCGCGTCCATCTGGTCGGCGGAGATGTCGCCCGGCGTCTCGCCGGTCGCCTTCAGGCTGATGGTGGCGATGGCGTAGCCCGGTGCCTTGTGGGCGTGCACGTTCTGCTCAACCCAGCGGGCGAACTCGGGGTCGCTCGCCAGCGCGGCCTCATAAGCCTCGTCCGTCTCGGGCAGGGTCTCGAACGGCGGCGGGGCGAAGAAGCGGGCGATGCGCTCCACCTCGCGGGGGTCGATATCCTCGAAGGTCTTCAAGACCTCCTGCCACTCGGCCTCCACTTCCTCCTGGAACTTCTCGATGCCGATTTCGTGGACGAGGATCTTGATGCGCGCCTTGAAGGCGTTGTCGCGGCGGCCGTAGCGGTTGTAGACCCGCAGCAACGCTTCCAGATACGACAGCAGGTGCTGCTGCGGCAGCCACTCGCGCACCGTCTTGGCGATGAGCGGCGTGCGGCCCATGCCGCCGCCCGCCATCACGCGGAAGCCCAGCTCGCCCGCCTCGTTCTTCAGGATATAAAGCCCCACGTCGTGCCACTGCACGGCGGCGCGGTCGCTCGGCGCGGCGGAAATCGCAATCTTGAACTTGCGCGGCAGGAACGAATACTCGGGGTGGAAGGTGGACCACTGACGGATCACCTCGCCCCACACGCGCGGGTCGCACACCTCGTCGGCGGCGGCGCCGGCGAACTGGTCCGCCGTGGTGTTGCGGATGCAATTGCCCGAGGTCTGGATGGTGTGCAGCCCCACCTTGGCGAGCGCCCGCAGGGCATCGGGGGCCTGCTCCAGCTTCAGCCAGTGCATCTGCATGTTGGTGCGGGTGGTGAAGTGGCCGTAGCCCTTGTCGTAGGTACGCGCCACGTGAGCAAGGCCCCGCAGCTTGGCCGCGTTCAGCGTGCCATAGGGGATCGCGATGCGGAGCATGTAGGCGTGCAGCTGGAGGTAGATGCCGTTCATCAGCCTGAGCGGCTTGAACTGCTCTTCCGTCAGCTCGCCCGACAGGCGGCGGGAGATCTGATCGCTGAACTCGTCGATGCGGGCGTCCAACATCGCCTGGTCGAAGGAATCATACTGGTACATGGCTTAAAGCTCCGCCTGCTTGCCAAGGTCGAGGCGGACCGAGGGCCCGCTGGCGCGCACCACCTCGCGGTAGCGGGTGGGCCAGGGCTTGCCGTCCTTCAGCTCGACATCAATGGGGTAGTAATCCATCACGATCTGCGCGGCGGCGTCGCGGACGGCGACCGCCTCGGCAGTCGCGGGGTCGTCGAACACTGCGGCCTCGCGCACGTCGCGGGTCCAGCCGTTTCCGGCCCAATACACAACGTCGCCTGTGGGAACGTCATAGGCGGTCATCACTTGCGGCATCCAACTCACTCCGCGGCCATCAGAAGATCGAGATTTTCAG from Pedomonas mirosovicensis includes these protein-coding regions:
- a CDS encoding DUF2849 domain-containing protein, whose translation is MPQVMTAYDVPTGDVVYWAGNGWTRDVREAAVFDDPATAEAVAVRDAAAQIVMDYYPIDVELKDGKPWPTRYREVVRASGPSVRLDLGKQAEL
- a CDS encoding nitrite/sulfite reductase, translating into MYQYDSFDQAMLDARIDEFSDQISRRLSGELTEEQFKPLRLMNGIYLQLHAYMLRIAIPYGTLNAAKLRGLAHVARTYDKGYGHFTTRTNMQMHWLKLEQAPDALRALAKVGLHTIQTSGNCIRNTTADQFAGAAADEVCDPRVWGEVIRQWSTFHPEYSFLPRKFKIAISAAPSDRAAVQWHDVGLYILKNEAGELGFRVMAGGGMGRTPLIAKTVREWLPQQHLLSYLEALLRVYNRYGRRDNAFKARIKILVHEIGIEKFQEEVEAEWQEVLKTFEDIDPREVERIARFFAPPPFETLPETDEAYEAALASDPEFARWVEQNVHAHKAPGYAIATISLKATGETPGDISADQMDAVADIAERYSFDDVRVTHEQNIVLPHVKKADLYTVYQQLKALNLATPNLGLVSDIIACPGLDYCSLANTRAIPVAMDIQKRFADIERQRDIGELKIKISGCINACGHHHAGHIGILGVDRRGEENFQITLGGSGAEDASTGKIIGPGFDYDGVVNAVETIVETYRSIREPGERFLDTYRRVGIQPFKEAVYGQN